In a single window of the Micromonospora sp. WMMD1155 genome:
- a CDS encoding NHL domain-containing thioredoxin family protein, which translates to MATTARVRAPELRGRQWLNTGGRNLTLQDLRGKIVIADFWTFCCINCLHVLDELRPLEEKYGDVLVVIGVHSPKFEHEKDPDALAAAVERYGVHHPVLDDPEMDMWQQYAARAWPTLSVIDPEGYVVATMAGEGHAEGLARLIDELIATHEAKGTLHRGDGPYVPPPAPETALRFPGKAAQLPNGNLLVSDSARHSLVEVAPDGETPVRRIGSGDRGRADGPAAAATFSEPQGVCLLPTHVAEVAGYDLVVADTVNHLLRGVRLESGEVLTVAGSGRQWRAEVDDHAHDALAVDLSSPWDLAWYDDKLIIAMAGIHQLWWFDPIKRTAGMYAGTTVEALRDGPLAEAWMAQPSGLSVSADGTRLWIADSETSAVRYVENGVLGTAVGQGLFDFGHVDGPAESALLQHPLGVCALPDGSVLIADTYNGAVRRFDPDSNQVSTVADGLAEPSDLVLTPAGEVLVVESAAHRLTRLAPGALSAAGASTVDGPRHRTERKPTDVSAGEVTLDIVFTPAPGQKLDETYGPSTRLVVSASPPELLVEGAGTGTELSRRLVLNGEVTAGVLQVTAQAATCDADVEHAACHLTRQDWGVPVRVVDGAVNRLPLVLRGLDA; encoded by the coding sequence ATGGCAACGACAGCGCGTGTACGGGCGCCCGAACTGCGGGGCCGGCAGTGGCTCAACACCGGCGGCCGGAATCTGACCCTGCAGGACCTTCGCGGCAAGATCGTGATCGCGGATTTCTGGACGTTCTGCTGTATCAACTGCCTGCACGTCCTCGACGAGCTGCGCCCGCTGGAGGAGAAGTACGGCGACGTGCTCGTCGTGATCGGTGTGCACTCGCCGAAGTTCGAACACGAGAAGGACCCGGACGCGCTCGCCGCCGCCGTCGAGCGGTACGGGGTGCACCACCCCGTCCTCGACGATCCCGAGATGGACATGTGGCAGCAGTACGCCGCCCGGGCCTGGCCGACGCTGTCGGTGATCGACCCCGAGGGGTACGTCGTCGCCACCATGGCGGGCGAGGGGCACGCCGAAGGGCTGGCCCGGTTGATCGACGAGCTGATCGCCACCCACGAGGCCAAGGGCACCCTGCACCGGGGCGACGGGCCGTACGTTCCGCCACCGGCGCCGGAGACCGCGCTGCGCTTCCCGGGCAAGGCGGCTCAACTGCCGAACGGCAACCTGCTGGTCTCGGACTCGGCTCGGCACTCGCTGGTCGAGGTGGCACCGGACGGCGAGACGCCGGTGCGTCGGATCGGCTCGGGCGACCGGGGCCGCGCCGACGGGCCGGCTGCCGCGGCGACGTTCTCGGAGCCGCAGGGGGTGTGCCTGCTGCCCACGCACGTCGCCGAGGTGGCCGGCTACGACCTGGTGGTGGCCGACACGGTCAACCACCTGTTGCGTGGCGTACGGCTGGAGTCCGGCGAGGTGCTGACCGTGGCCGGGAGCGGCCGGCAGTGGCGTGCCGAGGTGGACGACCACGCCCACGACGCGCTCGCCGTGGATCTCTCGTCCCCGTGGGACCTGGCCTGGTACGACGACAAACTGATCATCGCGATGGCCGGTATCCACCAGCTCTGGTGGTTCGACCCGATCAAACGGACCGCCGGCATGTACGCGGGCACCACGGTCGAAGCGCTGCGCGACGGCCCGCTGGCCGAGGCGTGGATGGCACAGCCGTCCGGGCTCTCCGTCTCCGCCGACGGCACCCGGCTCTGGATCGCCGACAGTGAGACCAGTGCCGTCCGCTACGTCGAGAACGGCGTGCTGGGCACCGCCGTGGGGCAGGGCCTGTTCGACTTCGGGCACGTGGACGGCCCGGCGGAGTCGGCGCTGCTCCAGCACCCGCTGGGGGTGTGCGCGTTGCCGGACGGCTCGGTGCTGATCGCGGACACGTACAACGGTGCGGTGCGCCGCTTCGACCCGGACAGCAACCAGGTCTCCACCGTCGCCGACGGGTTGGCGGAGCCCAGCGACCTGGTGCTCACCCCGGCCGGCGAGGTGCTGGTGGTGGAGTCCGCCGCGCACCGACTGACCCGGCTCGCTCCGGGCGCACTGTCGGCGGCGGGCGCCAGCACGGTGGACGGGCCCCGGCACCGCACCGAACGCAAGCCGACCGACGTCTCGGCCGGTGAGGTCACCCTGGACATCGTCTTCACCCCGGCGCCGGGGCAGAAGCTGGACGAGACGTACGGGCCGTCGACCCGGCTGGTGGTGTCCGCCTCTCCACCGGAGCTGCTGGTCGAGGGTGCCGGAACGGGCACCGAACTGTCCCGTCGACTGGTGCTGAACGGCGAGGTCACCGCCGGTGTGTTGCAGGTGACCGCCCAGGCGGCCACCTGTGACGCGGACGTCGAACACGCGGCGTGCCACCTGACCCGGCAGGACTGGGGCGTACCGGTCCGGGTGGTCGACGGCGCGGTGAACCGGCTGCCGCTGGTGCTTCGCGGCCTGGACGCCTGA
- a CDS encoding 5-oxoprolinase subunit PxpA, translating into MDLNADLGEGFGIWRLGDDEALLSLVTSANVACGFHGGDPSTMRRVCEDAARRGVAVGAQVGYRDLAGFGRRSIAYAFGELRDEVTYQLGALNAFCRLFGTRVRYLKPHGALYHATSIDESQAAAVVAAVTGYDPELPVLCLPGSTLAQLAVGAGLPVVAEAFADRAYLPNGALVPRGTPGAVISDPEQVAERAVRMAVERVVVAVDGTVIPCSVDSICVHGDTPGAVSAAELVRATLIDAGVTLAPFA; encoded by the coding sequence ATGGACCTCAACGCTGACCTCGGCGAGGGATTCGGCATCTGGCGACTCGGCGACGACGAGGCGTTGCTGAGCCTGGTCACCTCCGCCAACGTCGCCTGCGGCTTTCACGGCGGCGACCCGTCCACCATGCGACGGGTCTGTGAGGACGCCGCGCGGCGGGGGGTCGCGGTGGGCGCGCAGGTCGGCTACCGGGACCTGGCCGGCTTCGGTCGGCGCAGCATCGCGTACGCCTTCGGCGAGCTACGCGACGAGGTGACGTACCAGCTCGGGGCGCTGAACGCGTTCTGCCGGTTGTTCGGCACCCGGGTCCGCTACCTGAAGCCGCACGGGGCGCTCTACCACGCGACCAGCATCGACGAGTCTCAGGCGGCGGCCGTGGTCGCCGCGGTCACCGGGTACGACCCCGAGTTGCCCGTCCTCTGCCTGCCCGGCTCGACGCTGGCCCAGTTGGCCGTCGGCGCGGGTCTGCCGGTCGTCGCCGAGGCCTTCGCCGACCGCGCGTACCTGCCCAACGGGGCGTTGGTGCCGCGCGGCACCCCCGGTGCCGTGATCAGCGACCCGGAGCAGGTGGCCGAACGGGCGGTGCGGATGGCCGTCGAACGGGTCGTGGTGGCGGTGGACGGCACCGTCATCCCCTGCTCGGTCGACTCGATCTGCGTACACGGCGACACCCCGGGCGCGGTCTCCGCCGCCGAACTGGTCCGCGCCACCCTGATCGACGCCGGCGTGACCCTGGCACCGTTCGCGTGA
- a CDS encoding biotin-dependent carboxyltransferase family protein — translation MTHPAAIEVLRAGALTTVQDLGRPGWAHLGVPRSGALDPAALRLANRLVGNPEHAAGLEITLTGCTLRLTRATTVALTGAEVTVQAGDRPADAGRPLTVPAGTVLRVGPARRGVRSWLAVAGGIDVSPVLGSRATDTLSGLGPPPLRDGDRLRLGDPLGAPAPVDLTVCPTPPSELRLTLRLGPRDDWFTPTAIDRLFGSAYTLSPVSNRVGARLAGAPLPRAVAGELPSEGIVLGAVQVPADGQPLIFLADHPTTGGYPVIGVVTDVTPLAQARPGTTVRFHGPQR, via the coding sequence GTGACCCACCCGGCTGCCATCGAGGTGCTCCGCGCCGGGGCGCTCACTACAGTGCAGGACCTGGGTCGGCCGGGGTGGGCGCACCTGGGCGTACCCCGTTCCGGCGCCCTCGACCCGGCAGCTCTGCGGTTGGCCAACCGGCTGGTCGGCAACCCCGAGCACGCCGCCGGGCTGGAGATCACCCTGACCGGCTGTACCCTGCGGCTGACCCGGGCCACCACGGTGGCGCTCACCGGCGCGGAGGTCACGGTCCAGGCGGGCGATCGGCCCGCCGACGCCGGACGTCCGCTCACCGTGCCGGCCGGTACGGTGCTGCGGGTCGGCCCCGCCCGACGGGGCGTACGGAGTTGGCTGGCGGTGGCGGGTGGCATCGACGTGTCGCCGGTGCTCGGCAGTCGAGCCACCGACACCCTCTCCGGGCTCGGCCCACCGCCGCTGCGCGACGGTGACCGGCTGCGGCTCGGTGACCCGCTCGGCGCACCCGCGCCGGTGGACCTGACCGTGTGCCCCACGCCCCCCTCCGAGCTGCGGTTGACACTGCGACTCGGTCCTCGCGACGACTGGTTCACACCGACCGCGATCGACCGGCTGTTCGGCAGCGCGTACACCCTCAGCCCGGTGAGCAACCGGGTCGGCGCGCGACTCGCCGGCGCGCCGCTGCCCCGCGCGGTCGCCGGCGAACTGCCCAGCGAGGGCATCGTGCTCGGCGCGGTACAGGTGCCGGCGGACGGACAACCGCTGATCTTCCTGGCGGACCATCCGACCACCGGCGGATACCCGGTCATCGGGGTGGTCACCGACGTGACCCCGCTCGCGCAGGCCCGGCCAGGGACTACCGTCAGATTCCATGGACCTCAACGCTGA
- a CDS encoding carboxyltransferase domain-containing protein: MRIRTVGAHALLLDCTTDDDAPHDDDTPHDDVPEADLVDAWRAELWRRREQGDLIAVEIVPAASTVLLDGLPDPSATAEQLARWAGDVAAATNRPASAAAAARTGERDALAGAAERDSTTRAADRDAVAGAADRDAVAGTVDRDSTTGAADRDVAEVVVPVCFDGPDLPTVAEHWNVDVPAVLRRLTGTRFRVAFCGFAPGFPYLTGLPAELALPRLATPRPRVPAGSVALAGPYAGIYPGASPGGWQLVGRTELVLFDVHADPPARLGPGTLVRLVAT; encoded by the coding sequence ATGCGGATCCGGACCGTCGGGGCGCACGCCCTCCTGCTCGACTGCACCACCGACGACGATGCGCCCCACGACGACGACACGCCCCACGACGACGTGCCCGAGGCCGACCTGGTCGACGCGTGGCGGGCCGAGTTGTGGCGGCGTCGGGAGCAGGGCGACCTGATCGCCGTCGAGATCGTGCCGGCGGCCAGCACCGTCCTGCTCGACGGTTTGCCCGACCCGAGCGCCACGGCCGAGCAACTGGCCCGTTGGGCGGGCGACGTCGCCGCCGCGACGAACCGTCCCGCCAGCGCCGCGGCGGCCGCCAGGACCGGCGAGCGCGACGCCCTCGCCGGAGCCGCCGAGCGCGACTCCACCACCAGAGCCGCCGACCGCGACGCCGTCGCTGGAGCCGCCGACCGCGACGCCGTCGCCGGAACCGTCGACCGCGACTCCACCACCGGAGCCGCCGACCGCGACGTTGCGGAGGTCGTCGTTCCGGTCTGCTTCGACGGACCGGACCTGCCGACGGTGGCCGAGCACTGGAACGTGGACGTGCCCGCCGTGCTGCGCCGGTTGACCGGCACCCGGTTCCGGGTCGCGTTCTGCGGATTCGCCCCCGGCTTCCCCTACCTGACCGGGCTGCCCGCCGAGTTGGCGCTGCCCCGGCTGGCCACACCCCGCCCTCGGGTGCCGGCCGGATCGGTCGCCCTCGCCGGCCCGTACGCGGGCATCTACCCGGGTGCGTCCCCCGGCGGTTGGCAGTTGGTCGGCCGCACCGAACTGGTCCTCTTCGACGTCCACGCCGATCCACCGGCTCGGCTCGGCCCGGGCACGCTGGTGCGGCTGGTGGCGACGTGA
- a CDS encoding hemolysin III family protein — protein sequence MTTSAPLRLKPVDIGKPRMRGWLHTYAFFVAVVCGIVLCSIAASRPGWAPLVSCVIYSLTVCGLFGTSALYHRRVWSERGYQVMRRIDHSMIFVFIAGTYTPFCVMLLAPRPATVMLALVWGGALAGVALKVVWPHAPRWVSAPLYLALGWVSVAMLPEILHGGGVAALVLLIVGGAIYSVGAVFYALRRPNPWPTVFGHHEFFHACTLLAAICHHIAIYFALFA from the coding sequence GTGACCACCTCCGCCCCGCTTCGCCTGAAGCCGGTCGACATCGGTAAGCCCCGGATGCGCGGCTGGCTGCACACGTACGCCTTCTTCGTCGCGGTGGTGTGCGGCATCGTGCTCTGTTCGATCGCCGCCAGCCGACCGGGGTGGGCGCCCCTGGTCAGTTGCGTCATCTACAGCCTGACGGTCTGCGGACTCTTCGGCACGAGCGCCCTGTACCACCGTCGAGTGTGGTCGGAGCGCGGCTATCAGGTGATGCGCCGGATAGACCACTCGATGATCTTCGTGTTCATCGCCGGCACGTACACACCGTTCTGCGTGATGCTGCTCGCGCCCCGACCGGCCACCGTGATGCTGGCCCTGGTCTGGGGCGGGGCACTGGCCGGCGTGGCCCTCAAGGTGGTCTGGCCGCACGCGCCGCGCTGGGTGTCCGCGCCGCTCTACCTGGCGCTCGGATGGGTGTCGGTGGCCATGCTGCCGGAGATCCTGCACGGCGGTGGCGTCGCGGCGCTGGTGCTGTTGATCGTCGGCGGCGCGATCTACAGCGTCGGCGCGGTCTTCTACGCGTTGCGGCGGCCCAACCCGTGGCCGACGGTCTTCGGTCACCACGAGTTTTTCCACGCCTGCACCCTGCTGGCGGCGATCTGCCACCACATCGCGATCTACTTCGCGCTGTTCGCCTGA
- a CDS encoding DUF6458 family protein: MGIGGSIFLIALGAIFAFAVEADLGWLDLSVVGWVLMLAGVAGLLATLYFWNSRRRTVVAAPVREERVVADRVVPVQDDQVMREYREVRRPGHPV, from the coding sequence ATGGGCATTGGTGGCAGCATCTTCTTGATCGCGCTCGGCGCGATCTTCGCATTCGCCGTGGAAGCCGACCTGGGCTGGCTGGACCTGTCCGTGGTCGGCTGGGTGTTGATGCTGGCCGGCGTCGCCGGTCTGCTCGCCACCCTCTATTTCTGGAACAGCCGCCGCCGCACGGTGGTCGCCGCCCCGGTCCGCGAGGAGCGCGTCGTGGCCGACCGCGTCGTGCCGGTCCAGGATGACCAGGTCATGCGGGAGTACCGCGAGGTTCGTCGGCCGGGCCACCCCGTCTGA
- a CDS encoding histidine phosphatase family protein, which translates to MTDADPDTRTLVLLRHAKAEQGSDAADDAERPLSARGESDAAAAGAWLARNGLLPDVVICSTARRTRQTWHGVAMGMTGSPPEGGPTGPRPTVRYEPGAYDAHPEELLALVRTVDPAARTALLIAHNPGISLLSALLDPDGAAEEGLRTAELAVHRGRFGWAELSRAGAPVTAGHTARD; encoded by the coding sequence ATGACGGACGCCGACCCCGACACACGGACACTGGTCCTGCTTCGGCATGCGAAGGCCGAGCAGGGTAGCGATGCGGCGGACGACGCCGAACGCCCGCTCAGCGCACGCGGGGAGTCCGATGCGGCGGCGGCTGGTGCCTGGCTGGCGCGGAACGGCCTGCTGCCGGACGTGGTGATCTGCTCGACGGCCAGGCGCACCCGGCAGACCTGGCACGGGGTGGCGATGGGGATGACCGGTTCACCGCCGGAGGGTGGTCCGACCGGTCCTCGACCGACCGTCCGTTACGAGCCGGGCGCGTACGACGCGCACCCGGAGGAGTTGTTGGCGCTGGTCCGCACTGTCGATCCGGCCGCCCGGACCGCGCTCCTGATCGCCCATAACCCGGGCATTTCTCTGCTCTCCGCGCTCCTCGATCCGGACGGGGCGGCCGAGGAGGGTCTGCGTACCGCCGAACTGGCGGTGCATCGTGGCCGCTTCGGCTGGGCGGAGCTGAGCCGGGCGGGAGCGCCGGTCACGGCGGGCCACACCGCACGCGACTGA
- a CDS encoding DUF6458 family protein codes for MGVGSGIFLIAIGAILTFALRANVWWIDVRAVGWVFILAGLAVLLTTLWFWQDRRKRARTLIVEENRLSHPTAMMPPPPDPPPPTAPPS; via the coding sequence ATGGGTGTAGGAAGCGGCATCTTTCTCATCGCGATCGGCGCGATCCTGACCTTCGCGCTGAGAGCCAACGTCTGGTGGATCGATGTGCGGGCGGTCGGCTGGGTTTTCATCCTGGCCGGGCTGGCCGTACTGCTGACCACGCTCTGGTTCTGGCAGGACCGGCGTAAGCGGGCCCGGACCCTCATCGTGGAGGAGAACCGGCTCTCTCATCCCACCGCGATGATGCCGCCGCCGCCGGATCCGCCTCCACCGACCGCCCCGCCGTCCTGA